In the genome of Lathyrus oleraceus cultivar Zhongwan6 chromosome 4, CAAS_Psat_ZW6_1.0, whole genome shotgun sequence, the window TTTACAAACTTTGTGAAAGCAAAAAAAGTCTCATCTTTATTACGCAAAAAGATGGTCCAAAAAAATATAGAATAATTATATACAATAACAAAATCATAGTAATTACCACCTAAGCTTTTTGTCCTTAAATGTCCAAATAGATCTatatggagaagctcaagagGTCTGGAAGTTGAAGTAATATTTTTATATTTGAAAGAGACTCTTGTTTTTTTCCCATTTTGCATGCGTCGCATATGTGGTCTTTGGAAAATTTGATTTTGGGTAGACCAATGACTAGATCCTTTGAAACCACTTTTTATAGTAAATAAAATTTGACATGGGCTAAGCGCGTCTATGCCATAACTAAGAGTCTTTACTCATAGCTACGAAATACTTAGTACTTGTGAATGATACACCATTCAAGTTAAGCATACAAATATTATTCACCCCCAAACCCTTAAACGAGTAATATTTATTTTCATTATattcaatcatgcaaaaaataTTTGTGAAATTTATTTTATAGCCTTTGTCACATAGTTGACTAATGCTAAGTAGATTATGTTTAAGACCTTCAACAAGTATACCATCAAAGATAGCAGTAGAAGAGGGATTACTTACATTATCTTTACTAAGTATATCACCCTTATTGTTGTCTCCATATGTCACATAACCCTTCTTCTTTGACTTGAATTCAATGCATAGGGAAATTTCATCcgtcatatgccttgagcatccactatcaagaAACCACATTCTTTCTATGGAGCCAAGACATTTAACCTACAAGATTAAAAAAGAGTGATAGGTGTCCAATTTTCATTGGGTCTTTTAGAGTGAGTCGAAACATTATTGCACTTAAGAAACCATTTAAATACATCTTTAGGAACAAAATATCTCCTAAATTTTCATTTAGCAATAATACAACCTTTCTTACAACAATAGTGACAAGTCAAGTGATGATGAGAGTGACTTTCGCTATTTGATTCCTTTACAACAAATTTTTACTTTTTGTACAGTAAATTCAaagatattttaaattttgttgaATCAATAACAAAGGTGAATTTTGGTTCTAAAGCCTTGGTCAATTTGGCTTTTAGAGTAATAACCTTTTTTTTGCTAAATCTGACAAGTTTCAGAACCAAACCAAGAAGACTTCTCATCCTTAATAATAACTTTTGTATCCTTTAACTTGGCTTTCTTAGGATCTTCcatttctttttccttttctaAAATTTTGGCTTCTAAGTATGAAAATATTCTTTTACTTAAAGCCAACCTTGTAAAAGCTTTTACGGCTTCACCATGTAGATTTTCAAAATCAATTTGtaaatcaaaataagacatttTATCAATAGGTGCTCGTGATACCACATGTTAGAGGGGGGATGAATACATCACAATTTTTTTTGATTAAATatctatttttttaataaatattttctaTGGCAAGCGAAAAAAATTCTGGATTGACACTCGTCTATCACAAACCGTAATTGGAAGAATCAGATATGCATATTAACTATAACGAAATGAATAAACATATAATAATGATGAGAAAACAAATCAATATGTTTTACAAAATAATGTTTGAACAATTGTACACCTTGATAATCAATTTCCAATAAAATAAGAAACCAAAATTGACTAAGAtaatttatcaaacacttggtgtgcaatgAATGCCAAGCTAATATTTCCTTTGTGTTGTTGACGTGAAAACCAATTGCAGTTTTATAAATTGCAATTATCTTACAAAATAGTTTGAAATATTTCCACAAATGCGGAATTATCAGTATATGAAATTACACACTAAATGAATTCACAAATTATagagaaaaagagagagagagagagagagagagagagagagagagagagagagagagcacAAGAATTTGTTTAAGCAGTTCCCCAATTGTCTTCACTATTGGTACGTCTTCCCCTAATTCCAAATGAAATTGAGATATTCAATTAACCTTTGCAAATGTTTTATACAAGAGATAAGTAGCAATCCAAATCCCtaaaccctaagtttgatgttgattttatATTCTCCTCTTCTCTTGATCTTAAGAAAGAACAAGTGTCCCAAGATTTCCAATTAATCCTCTGAGTCCGCTACTCCTTTGGCACAAACTCCTTTCTTCAAAGTTTTCACTTAGGTGAATCCAAATTGCAAAATCTTGTGCCAAAACCCCCCAAATCACCCTTGATCTTGGAGGGAAAATCCCAACTGGTTTTATCAATGAAACCCCTAAAGAAATATCAATCCAATTTGATTACACAAATCCTAAATTGGACCTTATCAAGCTTGTATCTAGATGACACCCAACAAAAGTGATTATGTGTAATTGTTGTGTATGCATAGaacaaggttgaagatgatgagaattATTTTTGTCTATTCTTGGTTTCAATGTATAGAAAATGGTgcagatatatatatatatatatatatatatatatatatatatatatatatatatatatatatatatatatgtgtgtgtgtgtgtgtgtgtgtgtgtgtgtgtgtgtgtgtatgtgtgcgtgtgtgtgtatgtgtgcgcTTGCGTGTctgtgcgtgtgtgtgtgtgtgtgtgtgtgtatgtgtatgtgtgcGCTTGCGTGTctgtgcgtgtgtgtgtgtgtgtgtgtgagccCATAGAGGTATTTTAGCTTCAATGAGTCGAGctaagtgtgtgtgtgtgtgtgtgtgtgtgtatgtgtgcgcttgcgtgtctgtgtgtgtgtgtgtgtgtgtgtgtgtgtgtatgtgtgcgcTTGCGTGTctgtgcgtgtgtgtgtgtgtgtgagccCATAGAGGTATTTTAGCTTCAATGAGTCGAGctaagtgtgtgtgtgtgtgtgtgtgtgtgtgtgtgtatgtgtgcgcTTGCGTGTctgtgcgtgtgtgtgtgtgtgtgtgtgtgtgtgtgtgagccCATAGAGGTATTTTAGCTTCAATGAGTCGAGTCAAGAGACCCTATGTATCGACCTCAAGTAGGAAGAGAAGTTGTCTTTGCAAAAGCTCGGCATGCGTTGACCTCAAGAAggcatgtgtcgacctataacCATGTTTTTACATAAAAACATAATTTTGACTTGTAAAAGTGTTTTTAACTTGATTTTAAGTATCCTAAGATGAAAATACACATCTAGACATAGAAGATAAGGTCTGATATACACAAATACTAAGTGTCATTATTTTGCACTCACAGCCCAGTCAAAACGAATGACTTGCAATGACTTTTGCACGGTTGTTAAGAGGAATTAACATCCCTAGTATCACACTTTTTTACCTAAATGGTCCAAAACGATAATCATTTTAGAACAAATAAATTTTAGGGTTAAGTATCTTTGTGGTCCTCCTAAATatctaaaattttatttttattccatTAAAATATTTCCTTTAAAGAATGATCCTATTAAAAAATTTCATCCATACTTTTTGTCCCTCCTGCAACCTAGCGAATGTTTTTACAACTTAATGACGGAATTAACGATAATTTATTATTTAACGACTGAATTAGCGACAATTTTAATGACGATTTTAGTATTAGGGACCAAAAATATGAATGAAAAATTTTAGAAGgaccatttttaaaaaaaaaattgaaatactaaaataaaatttaaaatatttaaaagaAACACAAACGTATTTAACTCTAATAAATATTACATTATATTCTAAAAACAAATAATTTAAAACAAATAAAGTAACCAAAAGTGATACCTATAGAGAAGTAATTGTTACTTCATATTTGATTTCTCAAGAACAATATGAATTATATAACATCAATAATCAACCCTTATATCTCATTAATTAGAATTAATTACATCAATCAAATTCCATGATAATATTTAATTTAAGATTTGTTCTTATTCAATTTGTTTATCTCAATATTTTCTTAATAGTACGTAAAACATGAATAACAatattaattataaaaataaaataaaataaatagataTATCCCACCGAAGGCTTTTAAAAATTGCAGAGGGTGTTGGAGTTGACATGTTTGATATATGTCTCTCACTCTCCAGCTCATGAAGAGAAACTAAAAGAATTGAGTGTGGGATGAAAATGTCTGTCCAAATCTCCAATTAGAAGGAACCACATTGAGAAACACCAATGTTTTACCATCAACCAAACTAATCTTAAACGAGAGTCTCTGGTTCCTTACATCTCCGCTGCTCTGCCAATTTGCACCCCAATTTCTATGCATTGCCAACCAACCTCCACTTCTCCATCCTTTCATCCACACTCCCTTCACATCACCACTCCCACCCACGTTTGTTATCATCACCATGTTGAAGTTAGATTGTCCCTTCAATGTAAACCTAACTCCACCTCTTCTTTTGCATGCCACCCTGCTCATCAAGTATATAATATATCAATCATCATCAATGACTTTTTATATTGTATAAGATAGAAAATGTGTTGCTGTTCTAAGTACCTTCTATAAAGAACAGGAACGATGCCTTCACTACCTTGTCGTGCAATGCCAAAGAAAGAAGGCATGGACATATCAAAGTGATGGTTAGGAGGATCACACCATCCACCGTGATTGTTTGGAGGACAAAAATTAGTCACAGTTATTGTGACACTTCGACTTCTAAGACACCATTTTGGATCTATTTTGTAGTCACATATGACGTGGTAgcaagcaccacaaacttcacCGTCTCTGAAAAGCATTGTGCTTACTGCTGCAGTGTTCACTCCAAATCCAGCATGAAAGGTATCATCATAACCACAAGCTCCTCCTGAAATTCCCATAAAAATTAAGATCATATTAAAAAATCACAAGGTTTCTTTATATTAAACACAGACACGATACATGTATCGAATACGATGCATATCTGGTATCTGGTACTGCTTTACACGGTTGTCATTGAAAAAAATATGAGTATACCAAGACTGGTTGGACTTTGATTGGCCCCATAGAACGTTGCATGAGCGTTAAGCCAACCGTTTGCTTGGACAACGTGGATTCTAGGTACTACACATAAAACCAATAAAAGATACCAAACAAAGTTACATGAATAAATCATAAGAGGTCCCATTTTTCTCAAGGAAGGAACAAATAagatttgtttttgttttcttaaACAAACAAGTACTACTCATGTACTACGTATGACTCCTAAGGAAAGTGCGTGGTTTTTATAGATTGAATACGCGGTTGTCGGTGATTTTAAATGATAAAATTGGATCTGTTAATTAACTACTTTGATTGAtggaattttgatttttcttaaAACGCGTTTATCAATACCTTCTGTCGAGTACGGAAGTAAGGTACGGTGGATGGCACAACTTTTAGACAAGAAGATAAATAAGCACATGGAACCAATATGCTGTATGTCAAGAAATCAAAAATAGAACTAAAGTATTACTAATGAGTTCGCAAAAGCTATATTTATGAATTATAAGTATATGACATATGCACTACAAGGAAGTTGTCCCTCAATTTTTGAAGTTGTTCCTCAATTTTTAAACAATAATTGAAATGCTATAGGTTTGAGACTTGGAGTTTAACTTTATTGTTGCacaagaagatgaagaagaacTGCACAATGAAAAAAGTAATTTAGTTTATCAAAATCTCAAATTTAGAATTCTCAAATTTGTTACAAATGTAATTAATATTCAGATTAAATACAATCATCCAAATTCAAAGGTAAATGAAATACAAATTCAAATATAAATGAAATACAAACTAACAACTTGAATTTGAATTACATTACAACACTATccattaattcatattcaagattaaaacaaaaccaatttcatccctcaaaTTGATGAAATTTCTAGGGATGAAAATGTTTGTCCAAATCTCCAATTAGTTGGTGTACAATGATTCTCTTTTCAAAGTGTAAAATATTTATTCCTAAAAAATATGTCATATTTCCAAGATCAGTCGTATCAAATGCATTCATCAACACCTTTTTGAATTTGTTTATCTCAGAAGTATGTCATATACATAAAGACACACCAGAATCACATTGTCATCAGAAGTATGTTGCACATACACACCATACTCCATTTTACATTTTTTGAATCCAAGatgcttgaaaaatgaatcaattttcaaattccaaGCCATTGGAGTCTGCAATTATGTTAGCAATTTACAACATCAATGTATCAACAACGGAAACTCAACGTTTCGCCAAATGATTCATAACATCATCATGAAAACCACAATAGTACACACATAATCATAGTTCAATAATTCCTAACTCTCACTATTACTGTGTAGTTTAACGTGTCAGCTTTCCAACGCTTTGAACGACATCTAAATCGGACTTACTGAATGAAAGTTAAGATCAAAAACGTATTTGAACTCAAATATGTCGGGTCGCGACGACTGGAGCGTCACGGGCATGGCGCCCACCACCAGGGGGTTCATCGCGTCCGCCATGGATTCATGGCGTTTGCTAGGGACCTTCACAATGTAGATTTTGCATTTTTCACCATTGGAGGCTTTCtggacctccgatttcgatttGGTAAAAAACCCCGATCTCAGAATTTGAAACCCAATATTTATCCAATGGTTGAAACATCAAATTTATGATTAATCACATATTGACATCAATTAAATCATATAACAACCACCATAGCATCACAATCCAATTCAATCATGAGAAAATAGAATTATCAGCATACAATTCCTCAACAATCAATCAATATTCAACAACATCTATAAAAGttcatcaaaattcatcaaagCATCATTTTAAGAGCAAACCCTAATGGAGGTTAAGAAAACATCTCTACCCTTTCATGATTTAACACCTATAAATGAACAGTTTCTCCCCCCTTACCCATAATTTCCAACAAAAGCAAGGTGGATTGGTGTCCTTCCCTCAAGCACTAACACTCCTCTTCAAGCTTTATCTCCAAAATTCTTTTCTATTTCACGTACTATTATATGAGAGTTATTTCTCTCGAATTTTCCGTTTTTATGAATAATTAATCATCTCTCTCTAATTACATATTTGATCCAACTAACTAAATCTCTTACTCCTAACTCCCTTTGAGTTCTAGTAATTTACACTTTGCACCCCATTCTTACTAATTATATAATTCTATTATTTCAATTTATTTAGTTTTACACAACCAACTAAATAATTCACATAATTCACacaaaataattatttaataaatttcacaccaattaaaacaaataaataaataaagtaatCGATAATTCTAAATTGGAGTGTCACAACATGTAACACCCGAGACCAAAGAGGGCGGAAAGTGGTTACAAGTAACACTCTAGGGATAGGGAGTGGTTATCAGTGCATGAGacatgacaatgagacactcctagtagcttctagggaaaaaccgaattcacattGGAATAAGAGGGATCCCGAGGTTGTGCAAGTATGAGACTATATGAttgaaggaaggcttataaggattaattggtactacaTATACTAACAAGATGCATCTTCTCTTCGGTAGTCTaatagataagaactccatagttaagtgTGTTTGACTTagagtagtatttggatgggtgaccatctgggaagtttcccagaaagcgtgtgagtgaggacaaagcaTACAAAAAAGACATGTGTTAGTTTGTGGGGTCtgtcggtaatcctgaaagcagtctcGGGGTGTTGCAAATGGTATCAGAGTCAGACCTttcccagtacgatgtggttcgaggacgaaccaagcggaagttggtgggcatgtaacacccgaggccgaAGAGGGGGAATAGAGGTTACATGTAACACATGGGGGCGAGGAAGTGGTCGTCGGTGCACGAGGCATGACAATGATACACTCTTAGCAACTTTTAGGGAAAAAGCCGAATTCACATTGGAATGAGAGATATCCTGCGGTTGTGCAGGTATGGGAATGCATTGTTGAAGGAAGGtttataaggattaattggtactacttataccaacaagatgcatcttcttttcggtagcctaacaaataagaacttcatagttaagtgtgcttgacttggagtagtatttggatgggtgatCTTTTAAAAAGTTTCTcggaaagcgtgtgagtgaggacaaagcatgctgaaaaaacccgtgttggtttgtggggtctGTCGATAATCTTGAAAGCAGTATGGGGTGTTACACGTTGGGTCCCATGCACGGGTGGCTGGCTGCGGGAAAAAGGGAGGCGACCGGAT includes:
- the LOC127135518 gene encoding expansin-A12, which codes for MGPLMIYSCNFVWYLLLVLCVVPRIHVVQANGWLNAHATFYGANQSPTSLGGACGYDDTFHAGFGVNTAAVSTMLFRDGEVCGACYHVICDYKIDPKWCLRSRSVTITVTNFCPPNNHGGWCDPPNHHFDMSMPSFFGIARQGSEGIVPVLYRRVACKRRGGVRFTLKGQSNFNMVMITNVGGSGDVKGVWMKGWRSGGWLAMHRNWGANWQSSGDVRNQRLSFKISLVDGKTLVFLNVVPSNWRFGQTFSSHTQFF